A stretch of DNA from Planococcus antarcticus DSM 14505:
ACATCGTCTTTGCATTAGGACTCAAGATCATTGCATTGTTGTTAATAATTCCGGGTTGGCTAACCTTGTGGATTGCAATCTTTGCAGACATGGGAGCCACGCTGCTTGTTATTTTGAATGCGTTACGTCTTGTAAAAGTTCAGAAGTAAGGTATGTTTGGAGGTTTTGTATTGAAGTTAACAGAATGGACAATGGAAGAGCAAGAGCAGCTGATTCATTTTATGACAACAAATTCATGGCCTTTTCATGGCCATGAACATCCAGTCCGTGCTTTGATCGAGAAAACGATTGAAGAAGGCGGCTATAAGTCGGATCAAGTGACGACGTTCTGGATTGAAAACGAAGAAAATCAGCAAGTAGGCTTAGTGAAAATATTTGATCTGCAAGATGACATCCCTCTTTTTGATTTGCGGATTGCAGATCCTTACCGCAGCAAAGGCTATGGTCCAAAAGCATTAAAAATGGTCGCCGATTTTGTTTTTTCGTTGCCGGAAAAGAAGATTCGTCTAGAAGGCAATACACGCCATGATAATTTTGCGATGCGCAAAGCTTTTGAACGAACTGGTTTTGTCAAGGAAGCTCATCTGCGGCAAGCTTGGTTTTCTCCGCGGGAAAACCGCTATTACGATGCGGTGATTTATGGCATGACGCGAGAAGACTGGCAGGCTGGAATTACCACACCGGTCTTGTGGGACGACGCCGTAATAGAAACAAAAGAACCGCCATTCAATCCGGTATTGCTTGATTTCCCCGAAGAGTTTGAGTCCGAACGATTGCTGATACGTGCACCTAGGAGAGAAGATGCAAAGGCCAGTTACGAAGCTGTCATGCACTCCCTAGAAGCATTCCGTCCATGGCTGCCGTTTGCACAACAAAAACCCGATCTGTCGGAAACAGAAGCAACATTAATAGAAGCTGCAGCAAATTTTAAATTGCGCAAGGATTTGCGCCTGCATTTCTTTCTGAAGGAAACCGGCCAGTTTATCGGTTCTACAGGGCTTCACCGCATTGACTGGGAAGTGCGCAAGTTTGAAATCGGCTATTGGATCGACAGCCGCTTTGAAGGCAAAGGATTTGCTACGGAAGCGGTGGAACGTATCACGCGCTTTGCTTTCGAGGAATTGGGCGCTAATCGCGTTGAAATTCGTTGTGACCCAGACAATGTCCGTAGCCGTGCAGTAGCCAACCGGCTACATTTCGAACTGGAAGGGACGTTACGCAATGATGCGGTTTCCCGGGTAGGCAACAAGCTTCGGGATACATGCGTCTATGCAAAAATCAGACAATAAAATGATGCCTGCCATAGGCAATAATAAAGCAGGAGAGAAAATCGATGATTTCTTCTTCTGCTTTTATTATTGAACTGATAAACAAAAAAGGTTATCCCGAAAGCCGTGTATCGTGGCTTTTGGGATAACCGTGTGTGTTAGATTGATGCTATGGCTATACGCCTTTCCGTCCAGTAACCAAATTGATAACTAGTACGATTGCAGCAATAATTAAAAGAATGTGTATTAGTCCGCCTGCTACGTCCATTAAGAATCCGATAAGCCATACTACAATAATAACTGCTAGAATAATCCAAAGAATGCGTCCCATGTTTTTCACCTGACCTTTCTATAATAATTTTTTTGGTTATAGTAATAAGTACCCCAGAGATAATTGCCGTAAACCTTTCTGAAAAAACGGACTGTTTTAAAGGGGGTCCAGCCCAGTTGTTTCAATGATGGCGGTATAGTAAACTGAACATAGCTACGTGAGGGAGGAAAGAATTTTGCCTACTCCAAGTATGGAAGACCATATTGAAATCATTTATTCATTAATCGAGCAAAAGGGCTATGCGCGCGTATCGGATATCGCGGAGGCCTTATCCGTGTTGCCTTCTTCTGTTACCAAGATGGTGCAGAAGCTGGATAAAGACGGATACTTGATATACGAACGCTATAGAGGTCTTGTGCTGACGCCAAAAGGTCAGAAGCTGGGGAAACGGTTATTGCAGCGGCATGGCTTGCTTGAAGAATTTCTTCGGTCAATCGGAGTGGAAGAAGAGCGAATCTATGGGGACGTTGAAGGAATTGAACACCACTTAAGCTGGAATTCAATCGATCGGATTGCCGATTTGGTCCAACTGCTAGAAGCAAGTCCAGATTTCAGAGACAAACTTGAACGGCTGAGAAAAGAAGGAAAAGACAGTTAACGAAATTAGGAGGAGCTTATTATGGCTTTACACCCAGGATTAAAAGCAATATTACAAGTAAAAGACCGTTCGACATCGCAATGGATCTTATCAGATGGTTCAGGTGACGAAGTAATGATGAATGCATCAGAAATAGAAGAAGGACAGGAAATTGGCGAACAAATTGAAGTCTTCCTTTACCGTAATCGTCAAGGTGGCGTTTCGGCAACACCGATGATTCCTCACATTCTGCCAAGCGAATACGGATGGGCGAAAGTTTTGAAAGTGTCCGCTCGAGAAGGCGCAGTAGTTGATATCGGCACAACACGTGAAGTCTACTTACTGCCGGCGGATCTTCCGCAAATCATGGAATTATGGCCAAAGCAAGGGGATCATATTTTTATGACGCTTCGGACCGATCGCCACGGCGATTTATACGGACGCTTGGCGACAGAAGAAAAAGTGTTGGAGTTGATGCAGCCAGCACCCGAAACTATTTTTAACCAAAACCTGCAAGCACGTGCTTACCGTTTGTTGCCAGTCGGCACCTTTATGCTGTCCGTGCCTGACATGCACCGGATTTTTGTACACGAAACTGAGCGGGAAGAAGAGCCGCGTCTGGGCGAAGAAAAGACAGTCCGTATCATTGGCGTAAAAGATGATGGTACGTTAAACGGCTCTTTGCTTCCAAGAAAACAAGAGCGCTTACTGGATGATTCTGAACAAATCATGCGTTACCTAGAGGAGTCGGGTGGCAAAATGCCGTTTACCGATAAATCTTCTCCAGACGAAATCCAGGAAATCTTCGGCATGAGTAAGGCTGCTTTTAAGCGGGCAATTGGCAAGTTGTATAAGAACCGTCAAATCATCCAAGAAGAAGGATGGACCAAGTCGACCAAGTAAAGGAACCTTTTCAAATTAATTTCGTATTAATTTGAAGAAAGGGGCAATATGAAATGAAGAAATTACTAACTATTATAGCATTACTGTTCACTTTGTCTGTTACGCTGCCGTCATACAGTTCGGCAAATGTCGGCATTAATGAAAAGTTTGGCCTGCCAATCGTTGTGTACGGAGGCAATCTATCTGCTGATGAAAAAGCATCTGTTGCTGAAAGCCTGAATGTTGCAGGAGAAGTGGATGTGGAAGAAATTGAAGTGACGGGTGAAGATCTGGTCAACTACATTAAAGATGGCGATTCCCGTGCCAATATGTATTCATCCGCTAAAATTACTCGTAAAGATGAAGGTGCTGGACTAGTCATCGAAATTGTAACTCCTGATAACATTACGCAGGTTACGTCTGAAATGTACGCCAATGCCATGCTGACTGCGGGTATTGAAAACGCGACTGTAGAAGTGGCATCGCCTAAAGCAGTAACTGGCCATTCCGCGCTCGTAGGAATCTACAAAGCCTATGAAGTAAATGGTGAGGAATTGGATCCGGAACGGACGGACGTCGCAAATGATGAATTGACCGTTGCTACTGAACTTGCAGACGGCGGCGTGGAAGACGCTAAAGTCAGTGAGCTATTAACCGAAATCAAAAAGCAGATTGCTGAGCAAAACCCGGCTTCACGTGAAGAAGTAGAACAGATAGTCGAAGAGCAATTGAACAAGCTGCAAATTGAATTAAGCCCCGAAGATCGTCAATTATTGGTGGATCTAATGGATCGCATCCGTCAGCTTGATATTGATTTTTCACAATGGTCAACGCAATTAGAAGACTTGAGCAAGACCATTGAAGACAAAATTGGTACAATCGTCAATGATGA
This window harbors:
- a CDS encoding GNAT family N-acetyltransferase; the encoded protein is MKLTEWTMEEQEQLIHFMTTNSWPFHGHEHPVRALIEKTIEEGGYKSDQVTTFWIENEENQQVGLVKIFDLQDDIPLFDLRIADPYRSKGYGPKALKMVADFVFSLPEKKIRLEGNTRHDNFAMRKAFERTGFVKEAHLRQAWFSPRENRYYDAVIYGMTREDWQAGITTPVLWDDAVIETKEPPFNPVLLDFPEEFESERLLIRAPRREDAKASYEAVMHSLEAFRPWLPFAQQKPDLSETEATLIEAAANFKLRKDLRLHFFLKETGQFIGSTGLHRIDWEVRKFEIGYWIDSRFEGKGFATEAVERITRFAFEELGANRVEIRCDPDNVRSRAVANRLHFELEGTLRNDAVSRVGNKLRDTCVYAKIRQ
- a CDS encoding lmo0937 family membrane protein, whose amino-acid sequence is MGRILWIILAVIIVVWLIGFLMDVAGGLIHILLIIAAIVLVINLVTGRKGV
- the mntR gene encoding transcriptional regulator MntR, which gives rise to MPTPSMEDHIEIIYSLIEQKGYARVSDIAEALSVLPSSVTKMVQKLDKDGYLIYERYRGLVLTPKGQKLGKRLLQRHGLLEEFLRSIGVEEERIYGDVEGIEHHLSWNSIDRIADLVQLLEASPDFRDKLERLRKEGKDS
- a CDS encoding CvfB family protein; translated protein: MALHPGLKAILQVKDRSTSQWILSDGSGDEVMMNASEIEEGQEIGEQIEVFLYRNRQGGVSATPMIPHILPSEYGWAKVLKVSAREGAVVDIGTTREVYLLPADLPQIMELWPKQGDHIFMTLRTDRHGDLYGRLATEEKVLELMQPAPETIFNQNLQARAYRLLPVGTFMLSVPDMHRIFVHETEREEEPRLGEEKTVRIIGVKDDGTLNGSLLPRKQERLLDDSEQIMRYLEESGGKMPFTDKSSPDEIQEIFGMSKAAFKRAIGKLYKNRQIIQEEGWTKSTK
- a CDS encoding DUF1002 domain-containing protein; its protein translation is MKKLLTIIALLFTLSVTLPSYSSANVGINEKFGLPIVVYGGNLSADEKASVAESLNVAGEVDVEEIEVTGEDLVNYIKDGDSRANMYSSAKITRKDEGAGLVIEIVTPDNITQVTSEMYANAMLTAGIENATVEVASPKAVTGHSALVGIYKAYEVNGEELDPERTDVANDELTVATELADGGVEDAKVSELLTEIKKQIAEQNPASREEVEQIVEEQLNKLQIELSPEDRQLLVDLMDRIRQLDIDFSQWSTQLEDLSKTIEDKIGTIVNDEGFWESVKNFFKNLADAVRGWIN